Proteins from one Listeria weihenstephanensis genomic window:
- a CDS encoding DUF1189 family protein: MFASRKLFGWGKLVFIFVFLTACLLIPVSLHFAKQDSFDLKSLMPNMMKQVDDTFVKEVTANYSLENGVLSGQPDVMKTDTTSGVAMVSLAGGALPNAKNMIALQKDKMELRDNSGYAFTVKYTDDANFADIQTSADMQSWISGQWYVQNKAFVFLTMSLMLGSVLFASSLMLALFAALFIWFTKRNSMSEIGSYKEALSLTLLSLGLPTIFATIIGTIYFDVTVMMAVQSLGMVLIIAFVFIKTRFRQTDKILELGGQAE, from the coding sequence ATGTTTGCTAGTAGAAAATTGTTTGGGTGGGGAAAATTAGTTTTTATATTTGTGTTTTTAACGGCTTGCTTGTTGATTCCGGTGTCGTTGCATTTTGCAAAGCAGGATTCCTTTGATTTGAAGTCGTTGATGCCTAATATGATGAAGCAGGTAGATGACACATTTGTGAAAGAGGTCACGGCAAACTATTCGCTTGAAAATGGTGTGCTTTCTGGGCAACCTGATGTGATGAAAACGGATACAACGAGTGGTGTTGCGATGGTAAGTTTGGCTGGTGGCGCGTTACCGAATGCTAAAAATATGATCGCTTTGCAAAAAGATAAGATGGAGCTTCGAGATAATTCGGGCTACGCTTTTACGGTGAAGTATACGGATGATGCGAATTTTGCGGATATCCAAACTTCAGCAGACATGCAAAGTTGGATCAGTGGACAGTGGTATGTTCAAAATAAAGCATTTGTATTCTTGACGATGTCGTTGATGCTTGGCTCGGTACTTTTTGCGAGTAGCTTGATGCTAGCCTTGTTTGCAGCTCTGTTTATTTGGTTCACAAAACGAAATAGCATGTCGGAGATTGGCTCTTATAAAGAAGCGCTATCATTGACGTTGTTATCGCTTGGTTTACCAACTATTTTTGCTACAATCATTGGAACGATTTATTTCGATGTCACAGTAATGATGGCCGTTCAGTCACTTGGAATGGTGCTAATAATTGCATTTGTCTTCATTAAAACACGATTTAGACAGACGGATAAGATTTTGGAATTGGGGGGACAAGCAGAATGA
- a CDS encoding sugar ABC transporter permease — MKTFFRDQRTTTFLTKFFTYLFLIGLSIVVIYPILITASSAFRPGNIAAFTLEWSDSWTLNNFTRLFNETLYLDWYRNTLIIAVATMVFQVAIVTIAGYTYSRYRFKGRKNSLIFFLIIQMVPTMAALTAFYVLAMLLGALDQFWFLTLIYIGGGIPMNIWLMKGYFDTVPRDLDESAKLDGAGHFRIFGQIILPLVRPMIAVQALWAFMGPFGDFLLAKFLLRSPENLTIAVGLQSFIANPQQQKVALFAAGAILAALPICLLFFFLQKNFVSGLMAGGTKG, encoded by the coding sequence ATGAAGACCTTTTTTAGAGATCAGCGAACCACGACGTTCTTAACTAAGTTTTTCACATATTTATTCTTAATAGGCTTATCGATTGTGGTTATTTATCCGATTTTGATTACCGCATCATCTGCTTTTAGACCGGGTAATATTGCAGCATTTACGCTAGAGTGGAGTGATAGTTGGACGCTTAATAATTTCACGAGACTATTTAATGAAACGCTATACTTAGATTGGTATCGAAACACACTTATTATTGCTGTGGCAACGATGGTTTTCCAAGTAGCGATTGTGACGATTGCTGGGTATACGTATAGCCGCTATCGTTTTAAAGGACGCAAAAACAGTTTGATTTTCTTCTTGATTATTCAAATGGTACCTACGATGGCCGCGCTAACTGCGTTTTATGTTTTGGCGATGCTTCTTGGTGCGCTTGACCAGTTCTGGTTCTTAACATTGATCTATATCGGTGGTGGGATTCCAATGAATATTTGGTTAATGAAAGGCTACTTTGACACGGTTCCGCGTGATCTAGATGAATCTGCAAAACTTGATGGCGCAGGACATTTCCGGATTTTCGGACAAATTATATTACCTCTCGTTCGTCCGATGATAGCAGTGCAAGCTTTATGGGCATTTATGGGACCTTTCGGGGATTTCCTACTTGCTAAATTCTTATTACGGTCACCTGAGAATTTGACGATTGCGGTTGGTTTACAGAGTTTTATTGCCAACCCACAACAACAAAAAGTAGCGCTGTTTGCAGCAGGAGCCATACTAGCAGCTTTACCAATTTGTTTGCTATTCTTCTTCTTACAAAAGAACTTTGTATCAGGACTTATGGCTGGTGGTACGAAAGGTTAA
- a CDS encoding sugar ABC transporter permease codes for MNNEQPIKNVRKATLLSIIPGLGQFYNGQIFKGIVFIAVFIAFAIEFIAVGINAIMGLITLGSVPGVDHSLFLMIEGTLQLIVTALFIGFYIINIFDARRVAITWNLGETVNTKMIDILKNMVEKGFPYLFTLPAYLVMTFVIIFPVLVTLFMAFTNYDFYHIPPAHLIDWVGFKNFFSIFFLSSYRDTFLSVFSWTLVWTLCATTLQIVLGVFTAVVANQSFIKGKRLFGVLFLLPWAVPAFITIMSFSNMFNDSIGAINMQVIPLLNHLPFVDIPSLAWKTDPFWTKVALISIQGWLGFPYIYVMVTGVLQAIPGELYEAARMDGASAMARFRKITMPMILFVTAPVFITQYTFNFNNFSIIYLFNEGGPGSVGAGAGSTDILISWIYKLTTGTSPQYAVAAAVTLLISVVVISVSMIAFKKTNAFGNEGMM; via the coding sequence ATGAATAATGAACAACCGATTAAAAATGTTCGGAAGGCGACGCTGTTATCAATCATTCCAGGACTGGGACAATTTTATAACGGGCAAATTTTTAAAGGTATTGTTTTCATCGCCGTGTTTATTGCTTTCGCTATTGAATTTATCGCAGTCGGTATTAATGCCATTATGGGTCTTATCACGCTGGGCTCGGTTCCAGGTGTAGATCATTCGCTTTTTCTAATGATTGAGGGGACGCTTCAATTAATTGTTACCGCCTTATTTATCGGCTTTTATATTATTAATATATTTGATGCGAGACGTGTGGCGATAACATGGAATTTAGGAGAAACCGTTAATACGAAGATGATTGATATCTTAAAAAACATGGTAGAAAAAGGATTCCCGTACTTATTTACATTACCTGCTTACCTCGTGATGACTTTTGTTATCATTTTCCCAGTATTAGTAACGCTTTTCATGGCGTTTACCAACTACGACTTTTATCATATTCCACCAGCGCATCTCATTGACTGGGTCGGATTTAAAAACTTCTTTAGTATTTTCTTCCTTAGCTCGTATCGCGATACATTCCTGAGTGTATTCTCATGGACGCTGGTGTGGACACTTTGTGCGACAACGTTACAGATTGTACTCGGTGTGTTTACAGCGGTTGTTGCGAACCAAAGCTTTATCAAAGGAAAACGCCTATTCGGAGTTCTGTTCTTACTTCCCTGGGCGGTACCAGCTTTCATTACAATCATGAGTTTTTCGAACATGTTTAATGACAGTATCGGTGCTATCAATATGCAAGTTATCCCGTTGTTGAACCACTTACCGTTTGTTGATATCCCGTCGCTTGCTTGGAAAACAGATCCTTTCTGGACAAAAGTAGCGCTAATATCGATTCAAGGTTGGTTGGGATTCCCATATATTTATGTGATGGTGACTGGCGTACTCCAAGCAATTCCAGGCGAGCTTTACGAAGCAGCTAGGATGGATGGGGCAAGCGCAATGGCTCGTTTCCGCAAAATTACAATGCCGATGATCCTGTTCGTTACAGCTCCAGTATTTATTACACAATATACATTTAACTTCAATAACTTCTCAATCATTTACTTATTCAATGAAGGTGGACCAGGTAGTGTAGGTGCTGGTGCGGGTTCAACGGATATTCTGATTTCGTGGATTTACAAACTGACGACAGGGACGTCGCCGCAATACGCTGTTGCCGCCGCCGTGACGTTACTCATATCGGTCGTCGTAATCTCTGTTTCGATGATTGCATTTAAGAAAACCAATGCCTTTGGTAATGAAGGGATGATGTAG